CGAAATATTGAATTACTACCGCACTGATTTCTAGGCAGTTATATCCGgcaaatatattaatttctcCCCTTCCGATACTGCTAATAAAGTAACAAGTGTCGAAAGGATTATCTGGACAAATGGACAGGAGGACGGACAGAAAGGGTATTAACAGATATCGCGTCATTAGTCGTACACCGGCTGCGAGCGATGCTTTTATTTGTTATCATTGTATTATTTAGTCATTAATCTTATATTCCAAAACCAAATCTCATAAAATGCTATACTTTTCAATAAACTGTATAATAATTCTTTAGTAAGTGTATAATCTCTTGCAGAACCaagtgtttgttattttaaacatcaatatttataaatatttaatcaagaTTTCAGTACTTATGCCTACTTACGTATTTACCAACACAGTAGAGCATTTGCtaacctaaatatatttttaaaccttcCACATCTTTGAGTATAATTAGATCACAAATATTACCCAATTAATTAGCTTCAAGCAACACGACAGCCGTACGAGGCAAGGTCAATTCTGTagaatcaaaacattaaaaacaaaccgATGAAATACCtcaatcaatatttgtttattttttaattcaaacaaGGCGTAGCTTCGATTCTGAATTAATGTTAGATCAGAGCAGACTCGAGCTCTATCCACGTCAAAGAACAAACTTGTATTACAAACAATAGTATTATGACCATAATAACCGTACTGAATGTGTTTACATAAGAACAATGTCCGTCAAAATCCGAGGTTTACCGTGAAACGAGTACGGGCCACTCTTGCGCAGCGGGGCGTCGTCTTTAGgctaatattgaaatatcttttATCTCACTTCTTTTTTCTTCGGATGAATTAGAAAAAAGTGACACCTGTCATAAATGGACCCGATAGGCTCCCACGAACTTTCTTTAGTGCGTTTTAAAAAGATTATCCTTAGCAATGAGACGTTTTGCTAAACAAACCTGCGTCACTTctacaaataacaaaacctgTGGATTTCAATGGTCCGGAAAAGGAAGAATAGCAATGTTTACTAAAAATAGATACTTGTTTAATAACAACCAAAATATAATGCATTGTAAGAATGACTTTTGTTCGGAATACTCGTGCTTGCCAAAATGTCACGAAAATCATTTTACGACGAAACGTAGACttttttagtggtttcttaggtttacgcgaatgttagacattgaaatgaaactacttttacggattttatcgcggtttaattttagattttagttcccgacgtttcgaaacctttgcaggtatcatggtcacgggcagactgagatggtgttcgtcttgacagaagatgttgctcgttctaccttcatattttaattaattatttgtggtccgacctacgcagtatgagctcactgtgtcttgatgtcttgcagcgctgctcttgggtttggccttgagtttatttattattggatcccaagtaggtgatatcttccagccatcttctctattgaaattagggtgttttttaatctcaatagcctcgcgaaacatcctaggtaggaatttggattctttagcgaggatctgtggttggtcaaatctaatataatggctggaaccttcagcatgttcggcgactgcagacttcgttgagcggcggtgtttgacgtcagctatgtgttctttaactaaggccaaacccaagagcagcgctgcaagacatcaagacacagtgagctcatactgcgtaggtcggaccacaaataattaattaaaatatgaaggtagaacgagcaacatcttctgtcaagacgaacaccatctcagtctgcccgtgaccatgatacctgcaaaggtttcgaaacgtcgggaactaaaatctaaaattaaaccgcgataaaatccgtaaaagtagtttcatttcaatgtagaCTTTTTTATTGTAGAGTTCTTAAGTGATAGTTAAACATCTAGATACGTACCTACTATAAGCTACATTATTCGAACCGATTGATATTTTCTGAAAACCATACAGATTTTTCAATACTACATTGAAAGCCGTTTTAacgcttttttgttttgttgcagcTCCAAAACTCATGATTCCGCCAGCCGAATTCGTCAGCCAAGGAGGCATCGGGAGTCCACAAGAAGGACTCCGAACACCGACAGGCAGTCAGATGCTGGCCAACCCTCTACTGAACCTGAACAACACTGGACGAACCAACTTCACTAACAAACAACTCACGGAACTGGAGAAAGAATTCcatttcaacaaatatttaacaagagCTAGGAGAATAGAAATAGCCTCCGCCTTGCAGCTCAATGAGACCCAAGTCAAGATATGGTTTCAGAATCGGCGCATGAAGCAGAAGAAGAGGATTAAAGAGGGGCTTATAGTAGCGCCCGAGGTGACCCCCACGTCGACCTCCCAGGCAAGCGTGATCGGCTCCAGCGAGAACAGCCGCGAGTCCAGTTAAATCGATTACTTTCAGAGACAAATTAATCGAGTGAactattggtttttatttacgtGATTTTTAGTGTTTATGCGTTATGTACCTACATCATTAACCCAAACTTCTTCATTTAAGTAGTTTCGTTCGTTGATTTGGTTTATCCATGAAGTTAGAAAATTGTACATGCAACATTTATCCTGATGTAATGATATTCTAAGTAGAGCCAGAATCAAATATGGTGTCTTTTAGGTAAATTTGTTGGGTTATAgacattataaaatgaaaatcattgtGATTATCTGTATACCTACATAATGACTAAAGCCATCATAGAaagaaaaacgttttgtttCGATAAACGAAGATTTGTGTACTTTTTAGGCAAcaacaagtaaaaaatacacaataaccAAAATTCTACCGTAAACCTCTCTAGAAGCTTTTATCATAGAATGACATTTCAAGCACTAGAGATGCGAATAcgacgataaataaaaatatcattaccctacatactttataattataactctAAGACGTGTAcagaataggaataattaattaattggtgCAGTAGAAATTTAACCTATGTATGTAAGTGCGACCTACGAAGCAAGATTACAACAACAATTAATCaacgtttaatatttataactttatttcttttttcattaaattgtcCAATTTGTGTAttggtataattatgtatttaataaaggcTCAATTAACCTGATTAGTGTACCTAAAACAAGGATGTGTCAACataatgaattttcttagatttaatGAAACTGTAAATTTGAATTCGTTAACGAAATAGAAGCTAAATGTAAGAACAATCGCTGTTTCTTCTAAGATGCTTTTAGATTTTatcgtataaataatatttcatagcGATATTGTAATgtaggatttgttttttttttatttctttaataccCTTATAATTAAACCAaagcgtttttatttattaatcagaGGTAACACATCACTGAATGAATGCTTTGTGAACCTTATTTTCAGTTACTGTTTTTTTCTACATACCTGCAAAGTTTTGCCTTGAagttaaagaaattttattaaaaaaaaagcaattgacAGACGTCATTCATCTACAAATTGTACACAAATCTAAAATGTGTACGTTTTCAGCTTAATCTATTTTCAAAGCCTGTTTTCTTCTTactcttatattatttaaacaaatgatttattgttagtatctatctatttaattaaaacataagttTTTCATAGCGTTGGCGATACTAGtcttaattttgtaattacattGTGTACAAATCGGATATTGTATATAATAGTCGTGTGTTAGGTCATTTgtgtgtaaattatgtattaagatAGCGACTACtactttatcattaaattaattgtacctATTTTCATTGTTGaagttttattatacattctTATGCCACCTAAAAGAGTGCTGTCAACACTTTTTTTTTCccgggaaatcctcatggactttctccgccctggggaaggcggagaggtgtgccggactcttaccggctaaaaccaccggagtgcttcacccttcccttgtaactgagaccacggggacgcaatgcaaactaccgcgatcccAGGCAGGGACGCTCCTTGCAGGAGCtgccactttaaataaaagttgattttaCTTCCACCAATTAGGAAACACGCGGAAgcaccgcgcgcgccgcctttAGCTTTAATTTAGGGCGATAGACTTCCCCGCGTCTACCGCCGAAAGCTATTTATGGTGGCTGAAAGAGAGCATTATCAGCCCTCCTCTTAGCCCTTGTGCGTCGGGCACGAATCGGGAGAGTGGTCGACAGCTCCCGCTCCCTTTCCGCACTTTCTTTGAGTGCCATGACCTCGTCACTGAATTCGGCGACAGCTCTCCAAGATTCCTCACTTCCAACCATTGAGGCTACTACAGAAGGAAGCGAGAGATCCCCGCCCACTACCGCAACGACTGTCTGTCGTTGTATTGCCCATGCTGGACAAACCTCCAGGGTATGCTGCGCATTATCCTCGCTGTCGTTGCAGTGGTGGCAACAAGGTGTGGCTTCCCTTCGGGCGATCCGCAACAAGTAATTGCCGAAGCAACCGTGTCCCGACAATATCTGCGCCATGCGAAAGGTTAGTTCGCCATGACGCCTGTTCACCCATTCCTGAAGGACCGGACGGACAGCACCTACAGTCCTTGATCCTGCTCCTGGACTTGTTAGCCGTTCGGCCCATACTTCCAAGTGTGCTGTCAACCCTAGCTCAACAACTTCGGAGAATACAAAGGCAATACCTAAGTAAGACTGATTTTAACTTGTAAGTAAGTAAACTACTTACTACTTATATTCTGTCCGCTCTAAGTTAACCTTTTTGACAACTTGTCAAATTCTCCATGATCGACattgaaatttcattttaaaatgaaacatatttaGATAGTTAATCGATTGTTTAAATCGAAATAACTGCAAATGTACTTTCAATTTAACATCTTGCAtatgatacaattaaaaatataatcacgAGGCTTTTTACCGATTTTTAAGCTTTTTGTCGTCATTCGACTACACCACTAAGCCGTAGTGATTTAGTAGAATGGTAAACAGTGACTAGCACTAGATTAGACTAGCGACTACTTTGAGCGACTATGACTATGATAGAGAGGTACCTAACTTAAGTGCGTTTATCTTGTCAAATcgtaatttaataaactaatttcatgaaaaatgtCATAGGTCAAAAAGGTCGACTTAGTACGGACAAAAATATACCCAAGTTGAAAAAGACAAAGTAATGTTTGTTCACTTATTTTACAGGCATCTaggcattttaaattaaaaagatatttaaatagttcGCAATATCAAGAGCGTATCAAAGTTAACGATCTACGAACGGTATGAAAAAAGAACACAATACTTTTGCTTTCTTTCGCGCGTTTGTACAATGCTACATACATCCCTTTTCCGATAGAGTAGAAACTCAAGCGCTAAAAAAATGGCGTCTCTGAAGAAAATTCTTTGTTTTGAAATCGAAGAAACCTCAATCGTTTCAACAataccaataataaataattaaataagtaacttCACTTTGCACTATGATATTAGTTATAGTTAATTACGAAATACttataacattgtaattaatattctaaaCTGATCAATCCCGCAGTGCGACGCGACGGAacggtttttaaatttaaactgaaagAACACTGAATTCTGAGATATGAAAGgaggtttattaaaattgaaggtttaaaaaaaataaaaactgccGTCGAAGGAAAGCTTAatgttttccaatatttttatacactcacttttcttgt
This sequence is a window from Trichoplusia ni isolate ovarian cell line Hi5 chromosome 8, tn1, whole genome shotgun sequence. Protein-coding genes within it:
- the LOC113496728 gene encoding uncharacterized protein LOC113496728, which gives rise to MAQILSGHGCFGNYLLRIARREATPCCHHCNDSEDNAQHTLEVCPAWAIQRQTVVAVVGGDLSLPSVVASMVGSEESWRAVAEFSDEVMALKESAERERELSTTLPIRARRTRAKRRADNALFQPP